tttataataataatacgatatcgaatacgtcgaacataaataacggcgcgccgtttcgaaataacaacaacaataaggagaagaagaagacgaggaaactaaccgcgcgaaacgtggaatatctacgatctttgtaatcgaactcgcttcaccaccatgtccgacgacattttgaacatctccgaggcaccaatcttcgacaatcgaataagtaagatcgacctgcacacctacaatccgtacgccaacacaacgtttggaaacagcgatgagataagaataccatcctatacgtggagggaagactcaacctaccgggaggatcgaccaacgacacggtggctctagagaacaatgcggtagcgtttatgttcgacgagatacgttacgaactaaacggagtggaaatcgatcggtccagaaatcccggtacaacgacggccttgaagaattacgtcagtctgaacattacgaagatcaacgcgctgtccaacgcggtctggatgtacagaaacgacgatcgacggagggaaactctcatcgcaacgcctacgaatttgctaaatttcaacttttgcgtgcctatgaacacattgctaggctgctgcgaagattacaaacgcgttataataaatgctcggcacgaattgattttgattcgcgcgcgcaacgacgctaacgcgttacgaagctggtccgacaatatGAAACCTGTCCTagatttgcataaaattcaatggagaatgccgcacgtcgctttggacgaaatacacaagttgtcgatgctgcgtattcttgagagcgaaagatcgatcagcatgaTTTTCCGCTCGTGGgaactgtacgaatatccgatgctgcaaacaaccacgaagcacacgtggacgataaaaacggctccgcaaatggaaaaaccgcgatacgtgatattcgcattacaaaccgaaaggaaaaacgatttaaagaaaaacgcaacccaattcgattcgtgcttcttatccaatattcgactttacttgaactcggaaatgtatccctacgacgatttaaacattgatttcgaaaaggataaatacgcgttgctctacgatatgtacgcgaaatttcaagagtcctattatggaaACGACGGTGAGGTGTTACTGAATACAATCGACTTTCTACTGTATGGACCGTTCGTAGTCATCGATtgctcgcgacaaaacgaagcgctgAAAAATGCAACCAccgacgtgcgaatcgaattcgaatgtcgaAAGGATGTCTTACCTTCGACGGCTGCATACTGCTTGATTatacacgactgcatcgtggaatacaacccgttgacgagcattgttagaaaaattatataaatgtgaaaaataatattgtaaactaatatgattttgaaaatatatatgtCCTATCATAAAAAAATGTTCTCTCTTCCCCCCGTGAACAAACTGCTAACCGAGTAGCTACAATAagaaataactataatttttagagaaatttttggataggattgtgggtattttaaaaaatgtatattaatgtatgttaaataaatcctttttatTAAAATCCTTTTTACTAAAATTTTGAAATATGATCGAtatcaatatacagggtgtcccacaattattttaacagccgaaaatgaggggtagctgaggtcatttgaagtaactttttcctttgcgaaaatgcaatccgcggctttgtttacgagttattaacgaaaaacactggccaatgagaggtgacggtgcgagagagagagtccgcgagagagtacgcagcacgaggctttgacagatggtcgggacggactcgagccacgttcgaagtattgaacaaatcacgaagcgagaactttccggattttttttttactacgtgacagtgatatttttaagaaaaacactgttcacctttactttagaacgtctgaagaatatttactaatttttcggacccgaaataataagtaatttaaccgtgacggccgttttaattttctagtgtgcatgacacctcgtgtgtaacatatgaaatttttaagcaaggtgtacagtgaagattaacaaagtacgttaatgatattttacgttaatggtattttatttaaataattccgtgtccgaacatagttcaacgaatgattcgcaaagctaatttaataaataataatcgtgttaaaggacgtaagggatatgtttgttagagaaatatgaagaatattatcaacaagaaactcacccatttagttgtaaaatccacttcatgcacggaaatgtgtgcaggaggatagtgcattgacctcgtacaatgtatgatgaactgcacagctgatctgtatccgacggcgacgaacagaaggatatctccaggcaggcaatttcaacgtttactttcactgcattatcactaaacactgatcacttatcaataatatttatggaccaactttcctgggttaatatgtatagctctgaaaagagccgatttttttatgcgacgcgttcgaaggtctcactgttaacgacacgtatgtaccgcgttgtcgagatgaactgcagaagactggcacgatggccgactgtgtttcgttctcctacgagcgaatttcaactgttttccatcgaacgcgaacattgtcagccatcgtgctagtcttccacagtttatcccgtcaacgcggtatgtgttcttaacgatatgaatttcgaacgcgtcgcataaaacaatcggctcttttcagggccatacatattaacccaggaaagttggtccacaaatattattgataagtgatcagtgtttagtgataatgcagtgaaagtaaacgttgaaattgcctgcctggagatatccttctgttcgtcgccgtcggatacagatcagctgtgcagttcatcatacattgtacgaggtcaatgcactatcctcctgcacacatttccgtgcatgaagtggattttacaactaaatgggtgagtttcttgttgataatattcttcatatttctctaacaaacatatcccttacgtcctttaacacgattattatttattaaattagctttgcgaatcattcgttgaactatgttcggacacggaattatttaaataaaataccattaacgtaaaatatcattaacgtactttgttaatcttcactgtacaccttgcttaaaaatttcatatgttacacacgaggtgtcatgcacactagaaaattaaaacggccgtcacggttaaattacttattatttcgggtccgaaaaattagtaaatattcttcagacgttctaaagtaaaggtgaacagtgtttttcttaaaaatatcactgtcacgtagtaaaaaaaaaatccggaaagttctcgcttcgtgatttgttcaatacttcgaacgtggctcgagtccgtcccgaccatctgtcaaagcctcgtgctgcgtactctctcgcggactctctctctcgcaccgtcacctctcattggccagtgtttttcgttaataactcgtaaacaaagccgcggattgcattttcgcaaaggaaaaagttacttcaaatgacctcagctacccctcattttcggctgttaaaataattgtgggacaccctgtataatcttcctcttctttcgcCAACGCGTCGTTGATGACAATCGCAAGCCTCCTcccctctcctcctcctcctcctcctcctcctcttcaggATGACGctcttaattaaaaaaaaaatcattattaaaaaataaattttaatttcttttaaaataacatttgttaTACATACATACCTCTTCTCATCCATGGTATAATCGTAGATTCCGCACTCGTCCACGCCGCTTCTTGatggtgacattgaaatgattgTGGGATGAGCATCGGTCGGCACGTTGCCGCAATTTCCCCCCCTGTCGTTGTGTTGCCACCGATGCAATTCGATGTCGCATGCAAAACATGCGACAAAATCGTCCTGTCCCAGATAGTAAAATCCTGCGGCTGCAAGTTCCTCCGGTTGAATATATTTAATTGGCCAGAATTCGAAACTTCGAAGTCTATCCTCCTCGCGTCGATAATCAATCATCGTCATTATCTCTTTCTGCAAAGAAAAAGGTATCGtggaaatgaaaaaataatagtaactaaaaaaaggaaaaaaatacgTTACCTTCCATGAACTACTGACAAAAGACGCGCTCCTTACTGAGGGCACAGTGATACTGAGCCGTTGATGGCAATCGCAagcctcctcgtcctcctcgtcctcctcctcctcctcctcctcctcctcctcttcaagaagacgctgttaattaaaaaaataatcgttattaaaaaaattaattttaattttttaaataacaattattatacatacctCTTCTCATCCATCGTATCAACACCGATCGGCACGTTGTTACAATTTTTTCTCCCGAGGACATCACCTCGACCAAAAAAAGATTCGCACAGGCTTAcgtctttcgctctatttctacaaaaaatgcaccataaaaataattgtaaaaaaataaaaaataaagaataaaaaaataaaaaaattaccttgCTGGTACCAATTGCGAAAGAGATTCGCACCTCACTGAGAGCACAGTGATATTGAGGTGCCTTCCGCTTCGAGTTTGAATTAGATGTCcaacaatgaagcctgcatggtggGTCTATTGGCCCATACTTCGGGTCCGCGGCTAAAATTTCGAATTTGGGGCAACCAAAAATTTCTAAATTTATGTTTCGAACACCAATTTCGCGCAATATATCTCTTTCTATATGATCCCCCTTATATGCGATTACGTGATCCTTGTAGCCgtgaataaaaattttaattataagaccGATGTCTTTTTGTTGATGATTTATTTTCCCCGAAAAATTTTTATAGGGGATCCCATGTATAAAATTCGTGACATACCACGCAGACTTTTGATCTGCTTTACACAAATCCGTGTAGCGGATGTAACGATGACCCTTCCTCCTCCACTCTCAGTCTCtaaaagagataagacacaggtataaataggccattaattacgCGTGCGACCAGTGACATTCTTATGATTGGCccggaacatcgatcacagtggaaaagttcccactctaaatgtatcaattttataaaactgttgtaaaataaacatacgctgaaaagccatagctttccagctccttttaaaaagcgaagtcattCAAATCCTGCGTAACAATTTGGCAATCCTGCCAGGATCCGTCTGCTACGATCAATCCACGGAGATCAACGGCACGGATCTTTGTGTGAAGAACCGGAGAGCGAAGCACAAAGAGATAAAGGACCATTACACAGAGGCAGGATACTTTCCATCGAGTCAGGAATTCCTCGAGCAAGGTAATAATTCTGGATTCATCATTTAATCATTATCGCGAACCGCGAAATTCCGTATTATCTTCTACGGACGCGAAATCTGAAACCGATTACGATTCGGATATTGGAATACACCTATTCTACGTCTCCCAGCCTGATGGATGAGATGAAAGCTATACGCGAAATGATCACAAAATTGGCGATTTACACCAAGGAAGAGAACTATAAACGGCAGAAAAAGATAGATGACCTAGGAAGAAGAATTCTTGGGTTGGTAACAGAAGACGAAGGCCCTGCCCAACAGCACGTCCGACACGTCAACAATCGGCCAGTGACGCCACATCGGATGAGGAACGGGCTAGTAACGGAGGACAAGATAACGCGACGTTTCGACGCTCCCAACCTGGAGAGTCAACTTACCAAGCCGATGAGCTAATGAGCCCGTCTGAATCATTACGAACGATTAGAGAAATAAGAGGCGCCGGCGATATGGGAGTCGAGGACTTCATCCGACTGGTAAGAAGAGCCCGCTCGCGAACAACCCGACCGTGCATACTGCTAGATTCAATATTAGCCGAACAAATCAAAGATAACGCCTGGAATGTCATTCGATTTGAAACCATCGAAACATACGACGACTTATATGCCGCGTTACGACGTAACATTACAGGATCCGCCTCAACCGAAATTTGTAAAACACAGCTCAGACAAATCCGAGAAGGAGTCACGGCATCAGTCAActgagctgtttattttgaaagtggcataagtcactttttttttaagtcgatgtatttaagggtttgcgttttaacacgtttaaaaatatggatgctaactttcgagaagatttacttgtatttgttatctcaggatactgatatttttctcagtataaataatttcgtataaacattaaaaaatcaccacttttcattacggtaaagtgacttaagtcactatcaaaataaatagtttagaaaaatgactgacatatattaattttgtccgacgtatcttactgaagtgatgttttgaaaggacagtgatttactaaaattgttgaataaattacatatataataataatttataccatgaacatatttcaTACAAaggtttttattttaatattcataaaatacaaaaataattagtacattttaaaacataagtataagtaatttatatgaaaatacatcagttcagtTTAATTTttgtcatcaataggagtgattaagtcctcggaaatcgtgttttgtttcaaatttttaaaataactgtggtatattgggggtatataattaagcaagtccatcatgtctttgtattttgctgaagaaacaggacgagatccagcgtataacggatccatttctatttgtgaataacgcctaggtcttcctctttttgatgacaaatccaaagttagaaattcatctttttcatctaaagttagcttataaaacattttatagccatctgctggcgggtctggaggtagccgccacaccactataatataatttacaaaactgcattATTCTTTcacacttataaaaataagtccagtgatgatcacaactttttaaaaatactgaaaataattcaaaacaatacttcacacacacttatcacacgtttctatttcttttacactaagccccgtaattaatttcctgagtacagcgacttacgccactttcaaaataaacatgtttgttataccgttaattagcaaaacttctctcgaacaaatctcaatagttctcaacttattgattgcaaatttttttaaaatgaaaagataccgttcaattgtaattagtgttaccattaactcgatctttttgaaaaagtgacttatgccactttcaaaataaacagctcacATGGAAAGGCCCTTACCGCATTGAAGCATTCCACGCAGAAAACAGCAACGTCACCATAGAAGTTAATGGACGGTTGCAAGGAACACACACGGATAACATACGACCGTACTACTAGCTCTGATCCAATTGACGAGCCTCTCCCTGGTACAAGCCGAGATTCGGATCGAGTCACTGAACGACTCGACGATTTTCGTTGAACAACTGGGCCAAACCAGGGTATACCACGGAACATGGAGACACGCCGCGATATTTGACACCGGCAAACTCAAAGAAGACTATGAAAAGGTCGAGGACCAGCTATCattgttgagaaacaaatgcaaaAACTGCAAAGAGATAGGGGAACTCCACGAACTAAGACAAACTATGAAAAACACCTACCGACGAATACTCGAAGGCAGAGACCGACTCCACCGCAGAGGATTGATAAACAATATGATAAACAATCGGGTCACTGAGGAAAACACTTTTCGGCACACTTGACAACGATGACCTGGAGAACCTGCAcgaagaaatggacaaaatttacgACGGGCAGCACAAATTGGCAAGCAGCATATCAAACCAGACAGCAGTGATCCGAGTACTACTAGAAGAGGTCAACAGAGGTAGCAGAACAAACTACGATGCACTCATGGAGACACTCAACAATACACAACAGATTCGGATGGTGCAAGCCATAGAAACTATGATCCCCATTACGCAAGGACTGTGAGACGTCGCCTCCATACTCCTAACTGCCATCACCATGAGTAAGCATGGAATCATAGATACACGTCTATTAACACCGGAAAAATATTTCCGGTTGAGGAGATGGGAGAATTGCAAAATTTTTAGGTTggtaatttaaaagaaattaataaaatcccTTCAATCAATATACATAATACAAATTATCCTATAAACCACCATTTTTATAATGACGAATTCAAATTAATATGATTAAAATacctttaatttaatataatttaaataaaatattaattaatataccaatcaaataaaaataccttttataatgaattatataattttaattatccactaattaaaatttcaattaaaaatacaCCTCCACTCATACAAAATCTTAATTTCATCCTCTTTTACCCCTAACtacatatatttgtatatatattaaatatttatttttatatattttcttaaaattaaatatatttattattaattattaatttataattaaatatatatattataaatatataaataaagatataataagaatatatttaattatatctctataatttattataatatatatttatatctatatatatttattaaaatattttaataattaactataattaaataattatatataatatattattatattatataaattattacgtgtgtataaaattaaaaataataaatatatatatattattgatatattatattattatattatact
This window of the Megalopta genalis isolate 19385.01 unplaced genomic scaffold, iyMegGena1_principal scaffold0026, whole genome shotgun sequence genome carries:
- the LOC143260956 gene encoding putative inhibitor of apoptosis isoform X1, with the translated sequence MTMIDYRREEDRLRSFEFWPIKYIQPEELAAAGFYYLGQDDFVACFACDIELHRWQHNDRGGNCGNVPTDAHPTIISMSPSRSGVDECGIYDYTMDEKRASS
- the LOC143260956 gene encoding uncharacterized protein LOC143260956 isoform X2 → MLQCETESGGGRVIVTSATRICVKQIKSLRAADPKYGPIDPPCRLHCWTSNSNSKRKAPQYHCALSEVRISFAIGTSKK